TTTTGGCTTCTTCAATGAGAAAGATATATTCATCTAACTGTTTTTTGGTGGGAAAAGACACTCCATAAATACGAGTGAGTTGTTTATTTTTGGAATCACCCTTCCAATACGCACCCGAAATCGCAGTGAGTTTGAAGGCTTTTAGTTGGCCAGTGCGTGCCACGTGAGGTCCACGGCATAAGTCATACCATTCCCCTTGACCGTATAACGAAACAGAGGCGGCTTCAAATCCTTGGATGAGTTCTACTTTATAAGGTTCGTTTTCTTTTTTAAATTTTTCAATGGCTTCTTCTTTGGAAAGTTCCCAACGTTTGACAGTGAGGTCTTCCTTGACAATTTTTCCCATCTCCACTTCGATTTTTGGTAGGTCATCCACAGTGATGATGGTTTCACCAAAATCGATGTCGTAAAAGAAAAACCCTGGACCATTCTCGATGACAGGACCCACAGTGAGTCTTGCATGAGGCCATATTCGTTGGACAGCCATCCCTAGTAAGTGGGCAGAGGAATGGTGGAAAACTTCTTTTCCATCTTTGTCATCAAAGGTGAGAAATTTGACACTCGTGTTTTCGGTAGGAACAAAAGATAAATCAACAGTCCGTCCATCGGACAAGACAACGGCAAGAGCTTTCTCTTTTAAGAAAGGCAGTTGGTTTTGGACAAAATCAGAAAATGACTTTCCGGATTCGAGTTCCTTGGAACTTCCATCGGGTAATGTAATCGTAAGTGCTGCCATAAGTGTAATCCCAGTTTTCGCACGCTCATTCTCCCGAAAAGTAAAGTTTTACCAGAGTTTTCCTGTTTCGAGAGATTCTGTTAGTTTCACAAAACTTTCTTCGACTGACTCCTTACGGCCAAAACCACCCTCTCGTTCCAGATCAATAAATCCATGTACGAGAGAACGAATGATCCGAATTCGATGGACCACTTCTTTGTCTAAAGTTTCGAATTGGAATGCAAACAAACAGAGTTGTAAAATTCGATCTCCCAGTAATTTGAGTTCTGGATCCGATTCGGTAGAAACGATGACAAGTGGGTACATATGAGGGAATTCTTTTGCAAAACTTCGATAGGATTTTAAAAAGTTTGGAATCCGTTCTTTAATGGAATCGGTTTTTTTTAAGTTTCCTTCTAATCTGTCACCTAATAATTGCAAGGCCCTCTTTTTGATCTCTCCAAATATATCTTCGGTGTCTTTTACATGGTTATAAAGCGAAGGTGTTCGAATGCCAAGTGCCTCTGCAACAGTTGCCAAACGAAATTCGGAAAAACCCACGTTTTGAATGGTTTCCCATGCTAAATCCAAAATCAAACTACGACTGATTTGGGTTTGGCCTTTTTTGGGTCTTCCGATTTTGTTTTTTATTTTTTTTGCCATAATGATTTTATATCTGAATAAAAACGATTGGGTTCTTCTACAAACGGATAATGCCCAACATTTTCATAAAGATAAACCGTTCCACCAATGGTATCCCGTATCCAATTTGTTTCCTCTTCCGGATTTGAAAAATCAGGATCCTTTAATCCCATGATGATGATATGATTCCCTTTTACATGGACAAGCTCATTTTCACATTCTTCTTTTGGTGCAAATAACATAGAACGAAGTGCGGCCATCCTCCCTTCTTCTTTTAGATTTTCTTTGAGTTTTTCCTTACGTGTTTCCAAATCTTTTGGTGGTTGGATCGGAAAAAGTGATTCATAAAATTTGACCCAGG
This genomic interval from Leptospira limi contains the following:
- a CDS encoding TetR/AcrR family transcriptional regulator codes for the protein MAKKIKNKIGRPKKGQTQISRSLILDLAWETIQNVGFSEFRLATVAEALGIRTPSLYNHVKDTEDIFGEIKKRALQLLGDRLEGNLKKTDSIKERIPNFLKSYRSFAKEFPHMYPLVIVSTESDPELKLLGDRILQLCLFAFQFETLDKEVVHRIRIIRSLVHGFIDLEREGGFGRKESVEESFVKLTESLETGKLW